The genomic region ATTCTTGGTGTGATTTATTTTGTGGTGATGACTGCATCTTCCCAATACTTAGCACCGCCTCCTGAGGGGTGGGTTCCTAAAGGTTTTGATGAAGAACAACAGGAGGGTAAAGGGAAGCAAATTAAACCGGATCTTGCACAATTAACAGCAAATGAAGCAGTAAAAACCCGCCGTTTCTATATCCTCTGGTTCATGTTATTTATTAATGTCACTTGTGGAATCGCTATCATTTCCGTTGCCTCCCCAATGGCACAGGAAATTGCCGGCATGACACCAATAGCTGCCGCTGCCATGGTCGGGCTTACGGGTCTGTTTAATGGTCTAGGAAGAATCGGCTGGGCATCCTTATCCGATTATCTGGGCAGGCCCAATGTGTATACAGCCTTCTTCGTAATCCAGATCATTGCTTTCTTCACTCTGCCAGTCGCTTATAGTGCGCTTTTATTCCAGGTATTAGTGTTTGCTATACTCACTTGTTATGGCGGAGGATTTTCTACGGTTCCGGCATTTATCGGGGATATTTTTGGAACGAAACAGCTTGGCGCCATCCACGGGTATATTTTAACAGCCTGGGCACTCGCTGGTGTTGTGGGTCCTATTCTTCTATCAGCTGTCTATGATTTAACCAACAGCTATAATTCTACCTTGTACATTTTTGGCGTACTGTTTGTGGCAGCGTTTGGGCTGTCTCTATGGATACGGTCCGATATTAAAAAGCTGCAAAACGA from Virgibacillus sp. MSP4-1 harbors:
- a CDS encoding OFA family MFS transporter, producing MEKVKNRWLIAASAVGIHISIGSAYAWSVFTNPMVDSYGWETTEISMAFSIAIFILGLAAAFMGRFVEKQGPRKSGMLAALFFGIGVAGSGLATSIESLYLLYLFYGIIGGIGLGIGYIAPVSTLVKWFPDRRGLATGLAIMGFGFASLISGPAAAALIESVGISMTFYILGVIYFVVMTASSQYLAPPPEGWVPKGFDEEQQEGKGKQIKPDLAQLTANEAVKTRRFYILWFMLFINVTCGIAIISVASPMAQEIAGMTPIAAAAMVGLTGLFNGLGRIGWASLSDYLGRPNVYTAFFVIQIIAFFTLPVAYSALLFQVLVFAILTCYGGGFSTVPAFIGDIFGTKQLGAIHGYILTAWALAGVVGPILLSAVYDLTNSYNSTLYIFGVLFVAAFGLSLWIRSDIKKLQNEQQEPNPNMAGAKL